One window from the genome of Amycolatopsis sp. NBC_01480 encodes:
- a CDS encoding ATP-dependent 6-phosphofructokinase — MTLHLDDLRVRHLGECRYDSPLAEMLSTKQTSPHYVAEGDRVLLEDTVSMLAEHRLPPARVPSFEGAGPRRKIYFDPAGVTAGIVTCGGLCPGLNNVIRGLVQELAVHYRVKRILGFRNGLQGLTAEHRHDTVELTPARVRDIHKDGGTILGSSRGGQDAGEMVDSLVARGVDIMFVIGGDGGMRAATYLSDAIRARGLDIAVIGVPKTIDNDLPFTDQSFGFQSAFARATDFISSVSVEAASSPDGVGIVKLMGRHSGFIASYAALAANGADIVLIPEIPFAFEGPDGLLAHVEQRVRAKGYVVIVLAEGAGQDLLDQPGPHRNGRGTDASGNVKLGNVGELVKERIAAHLTAAGLAPTMRYIDPSYAIRSIAANAYDSVYCLRLAHAAVHAAMAGRTAAAVARWRRRFVHVPLSLMTSRRNQVDPHGDLWMSVLETTCQPAAFGTGPDREKVSTGFC; from the coding sequence GTGACGCTGCATCTGGACGACCTCCGCGTCCGTCATCTCGGCGAGTGTCGTTACGATTCGCCGCTCGCCGAGATGCTGTCCACCAAACAGACCTCTCCGCACTACGTCGCGGAAGGCGACCGGGTCCTGCTCGAGGACACCGTGTCCATGCTCGCCGAGCACCGCCTCCCGCCCGCCCGCGTTCCGAGCTTCGAAGGCGCGGGCCCGCGCCGGAAGATCTACTTCGACCCGGCCGGTGTCACCGCCGGGATCGTCACCTGCGGCGGGCTGTGCCCGGGGCTGAACAACGTGATCCGCGGTCTCGTCCAGGAACTCGCGGTGCACTACCGGGTCAAGCGGATCCTGGGCTTCCGGAACGGCCTGCAGGGGCTGACCGCCGAGCACCGGCACGACACCGTCGAACTGACGCCCGCGCGCGTTCGCGACATCCACAAGGACGGCGGCACCATCCTGGGCAGCTCGCGCGGCGGCCAGGACGCCGGCGAGATGGTCGACAGCCTCGTCGCGCGGGGCGTCGACATCATGTTCGTCATCGGCGGCGACGGCGGGATGCGCGCCGCGACGTACCTCAGCGACGCGATCCGGGCGCGGGGCCTCGACATCGCGGTGATCGGGGTGCCGAAGACGATCGACAACGACCTGCCCTTCACCGACCAGTCGTTCGGGTTCCAGAGCGCGTTCGCCCGGGCGACCGACTTCATCTCGTCGGTCTCGGTGGAAGCCGCGTCGAGCCCGGACGGCGTCGGGATCGTGAAGCTGATGGGCCGGCACTCCGGGTTCATCGCCAGCTATGCCGCACTGGCCGCGAACGGCGCGGACATCGTGTTGATCCCGGAGATCCCCTTCGCGTTCGAGGGACCGGACGGCCTGCTCGCCCACGTCGAGCAGCGCGTGCGCGCCAAGGGTTACGTGGTGATCGTCCTCGCCGAAGGGGCCGGGCAGGATCTGCTCGACCAGCCCGGCCCGCACCGGAACGGGCGCGGCACGGACGCGTCGGGCAACGTCAAGCTCGGCAACGTGGGGGAGCTGGTCAAAGAGCGCATCGCCGCGCACCTGACCGCGGCCGGCCTCGCCCCCACGATGCGGTACATCGACCCGAGCTACGCGATCCGGAGCATCGCGGCCAACGCCTACGACAGCGTCTACTGCCTGCGGCTGGCGCACGCCGCGGTGCACGCCGCCATGGCGGGCCGCACCGCGGCGGCGGTCGCACGCTGGCGGCGGCGCTTCGTGCACGTCCCGCTGTCCCTGATGACCAGCCGCCGCAACCAGGTCGACCCCCACGGCGACCTGTGGATGTCGGTGCTGGAAACCACCTGCCAGCCGGCCGCGTTCGGTACCGGGCCGGACCGGGAGAAGGTGAGCACGGGCTTCTGCTGA
- a CDS encoding YbaB/EbfC family nucleoid-associated protein, translated as MTQFAQGGDGDPLASYTAEVEDIKAKAEEMTERLRTAAGTARTPDGAVSVTVGAAGVLQEITFGAKAYHRPPEALSATVMQLIATAQKQVSAEVYGAFGGLVGGEGSEAISILQEFLPQPDDEEDEPAPPAAAPPPPPPHQQHPPPPAAPPRPQENPPSPSPRRPPRSAPVEDDLDNNPW; from the coding sequence GTGACACAATTCGCACAAGGCGGGGATGGTGACCCGCTGGCCTCGTACACCGCCGAGGTCGAGGACATCAAAGCCAAGGCCGAGGAGATGACCGAGCGGCTGCGCACCGCCGCCGGGACCGCGCGGACGCCGGACGGCGCCGTGTCCGTGACCGTCGGCGCGGCCGGGGTCCTGCAGGAGATCACCTTCGGTGCCAAGGCTTATCACCGGCCGCCGGAGGCGCTCTCCGCGACCGTGATGCAGCTGATCGCCACCGCGCAGAAGCAGGTTTCGGCCGAGGTCTACGGCGCGTTCGGCGGACTGGTCGGCGGTGAGGGCTCCGAGGCGATATCGATCCTGCAGGAGTTCCTGCCGCAGCCGGACGATGAGGAGGACGAGCCGGCGCCGCCCGCGGCCGCGCCTCCGCCTCCGCCGCCGCACCAGCAGCATCCGCCGCCACCGGCTGCGCCGCCCCGTCCGCAGGAGAACCCGCCGTCGCCTTCGCCGCGCCGCCCGCCCCGGTCGGCCCCGGTCGAGGACGACCTCGACAACAATCCTTGGTAG
- the hxlB gene encoding 6-phospho-3-hexuloisomerase, which yields MTKTIPQEFDDSLFAGATRAVVGEVDRVSAAVQTESWIRAGAMLLEAPAVFTIGTGRSGLALQMAAMRFMHLGLPTHVVGEVTAPAIGERDVLVAASGSGSTARVVRAAQTARDQGANVIALTTAPDSALGKIATEVLLIPAADKQDFDGKASVQYAGSLFEQSVLLITDSLFHALWQTSGTQARELWRLHANLE from the coding sequence TTGACGAAGACGATTCCCCAGGAGTTCGACGACAGCCTTTTCGCCGGCGCGACCCGTGCCGTGGTCGGGGAGGTGGACCGGGTGAGCGCGGCGGTGCAGACCGAGTCCTGGATCCGGGCCGGCGCGATGCTGCTCGAGGCGCCGGCGGTGTTCACCATCGGCACCGGACGGAGCGGGCTCGCACTGCAGATGGCTGCGATGCGGTTCATGCACCTCGGACTTCCCACCCACGTCGTCGGCGAGGTGACGGCCCCGGCCATCGGCGAGCGCGACGTGCTGGTGGCGGCATCGGGCTCCGGCTCGACCGCGCGGGTGGTGCGGGCCGCGCAGACCGCTCGCGACCAGGGCGCGAACGTGATCGCGTTGACCACCGCGCCCGACTCGGCGCTGGGCAAGATCGCCACCGAGGTGCTCCTCATCCCGGCCGCGGACAAGCAGGACTTCGACGGCAAGGCCTCCGTCCAGTACGCCGGCAGCCTGTTCGAGCAGTCCGTTCTGCTGATCACGGACTCGCTGTTCCACGCGCTGTGGCAGACCAGCGGCACCCAGGCCCGCGAACTGTGGCGGCTCCACGCGAATCTCGAATAG
- a CDS encoding TetR/AcrR family transcriptional regulator: MKLTTDRIIDAGMTAFAEVGYQALSMRQVAERLDVHAGSLYYHVRNKGALLQLMADRVARQAYDDGTAALAALPEDADWPARVEAQASTLRESIKRHPGGAILLADSPKVLSSGALSVMERLLQTLADAGVPDPHRIIGADALLSYVTGFVLQEQSESDTPDIDAATFADLGERFPLTIASASQHGPDETFAQSIRLLCAGIDGLRAGGQE; the protein is encoded by the coding sequence GTGAAGCTGACCACAGACCGGATCATCGACGCGGGCATGACCGCGTTCGCCGAGGTGGGCTACCAGGCGCTGTCCATGCGGCAGGTGGCCGAGCGGCTCGACGTGCACGCCGGGAGCCTCTACTACCACGTGCGGAACAAGGGCGCCCTGCTCCAGCTGATGGCCGACCGCGTCGCCCGGCAGGCCTACGACGACGGAACCGCCGCCCTGGCCGCCCTACCCGAGGACGCGGACTGGCCGGCGCGCGTCGAAGCGCAGGCCTCGACGTTGCGCGAAAGCATCAAACGCCACCCCGGCGGCGCGATCCTGCTCGCCGACAGCCCGAAAGTCCTCAGCTCCGGCGCCTTGTCGGTAATGGAACGCCTCCTGCAAACCCTGGCCGACGCCGGAGTCCCCGACCCGCACCGCATCATCGGCGCGGACGCGTTGCTCAGCTACGTCACCGGTTTTGTGCTGCAGGAGCAGAGCGAATCGGACACTCCCGACATCGACGCGGCCACGTTCGCGGATCTTGGCGAACGCTTCCCACTGACCATCGCGAGCGCTTCGCAACACGGGCCGGACGAGACGTTCGCGCAGAGCATCCGGCTGCTCTGCGCGGGCATCGACGGTCTTCGGGCTGGTGGCCAGGAATGA
- a CDS encoding VOC family protein: MGFPGLQHVAITVSDLPRSIEWYTKLFGAGPVLDEDEEGGEFHHTVFELGGGMLFGLHTHLGKETRDRADERRTGLDHVGFAVGSQAELAEWAGRLDELGIRHGGVKKAHYGSGVSFRDPDNIPLEFFAGPE, from the coding sequence ATGGGTTTCCCAGGTTTGCAGCACGTCGCGATCACCGTGTCCGATCTTCCGCGCAGCATCGAGTGGTACACGAAGCTGTTCGGCGCTGGGCCCGTCCTGGACGAGGACGAAGAAGGCGGCGAGTTCCACCACACGGTCTTCGAGCTCGGCGGCGGCATGCTCTTCGGGCTGCACACCCACCTCGGCAAGGAAACCCGGGACCGGGCGGACGAACGCCGCACCGGGCTGGACCACGTCGGGTTCGCGGTCGGGTCGCAGGCCGAGCTGGCGGAGTGGGCCGGCCGGCTGGACGAGCTCGGCATCCGGCACGGCGGGGTCAAGAAAGCGCACTACGGCAGCGGCGTTTCCTTCCGCGACCCGGACAACATCCCGCTCGAGTTCTTCGCCGGCCCGGAATGA
- a CDS encoding CBS domain-containing protein, whose protein sequence is MCDQRVADVMARQVVTAGRETSFRELVTALLEHGAPAVPVIDPAGRPIGLVTAADVAAKHEFHGGADRLPTLGGPRRRSRWRKAGASTAAELMTAPAPTIAAGAPLHAALRRLADARSAQLCVVDQNTRLIGLISHRDVLSAFLRPDAEIRAEAETGAPADIDVQVAQGIVTLTGAVGLRSVAEQAVQAAQRVRGVVAVRDELDFRFDDVTAHGM, encoded by the coding sequence ATGTGCGATCAGCGAGTAGCGGACGTGATGGCGCGCCAGGTCGTCACGGCTGGACGCGAGACGTCGTTCCGGGAACTGGTCACGGCTCTGCTGGAACACGGGGCGCCGGCGGTGCCGGTCATCGATCCGGCCGGTCGGCCGATCGGGCTCGTCACCGCGGCCGACGTGGCGGCGAAGCACGAGTTCCACGGCGGCGCGGACCGGCTGCCCACCCTCGGCGGGCCGCGGCGCCGGAGCCGGTGGCGGAAGGCAGGCGCGAGCACCGCCGCCGAGCTGATGACCGCGCCCGCGCCCACCATCGCCGCCGGCGCGCCCCTGCACGCGGCGCTCCGGCGGCTCGCCGACGCCAGATCGGCCCAGCTCTGCGTGGTGGACCAGAACACCCGGCTGATCGGGCTGATTTCCCACCGTGACGTCCTGTCCGCGTTCCTGCGGCCGGACGCCGAGATCCGGGCCGAGGCCGAAACCGGTGCACCGGCGGACATCGACGTGCAGGTCGCCCAGGGCATCGTCACGCTTACCGGCGCCGTCGGGCTGAGAAGCGTGGCAGAGCAAGCAGTTCAGGCGGCACAGCGCGTGCGCGGGGTCGTCGCCGTCCGCGATGAGCTCGACTTCCGCTTCGACGACGTCACCGCGCACGGAATGTGA
- the glpX gene encoding class II fructose-bisphosphatase, translating into MQYRSEVAPRAGVDIHALEAAALAATRSAAVASYSWVGRYDQKAADAAATKAMREALAAAPGRGTVVIGEGEKDDAPMLFNGEVVGTGDGPDFDIAVDPLEGTSFCAKDLPGSLATIAFGEPGTLWSPGPGFYMDKIVVPPRAKDVVDLDDPPERTLANVAAALGKKVGDLRVMIMDKPRHQDLIARVLRAGAAVQTPAGGDVGGSLAVLLPTLDVDLLLGVGGTPEGVLTAAAVRALGGGMLGRLAPQRDEEADAIRAAGMSTDRVYECSELASGDAFFVATGVTGGTLLDRPRTCDGTTTCASLLISRGEIRYLTHTTFE; encoded by the coding sequence ATGCAGTATCGGAGTGAGGTCGCGCCGCGCGCGGGCGTCGATATCCACGCACTGGAGGCGGCGGCGCTGGCCGCCACCCGCAGCGCCGCCGTGGCCAGCTACTCCTGGGTCGGCCGGTACGACCAGAAAGCCGCCGACGCGGCTGCGACCAAGGCGATGCGCGAGGCGCTGGCGGCGGCGCCCGGCCGGGGGACCGTGGTCATCGGGGAGGGCGAGAAGGACGACGCCCCGATGCTGTTCAACGGCGAAGTCGTCGGCACCGGCGACGGCCCGGACTTCGACATCGCCGTCGACCCACTGGAAGGAACGTCCTTCTGCGCCAAGGATCTGCCGGGTTCCCTGGCGACGATCGCGTTCGGCGAGCCGGGCACGCTCTGGTCGCCGGGACCCGGGTTCTACATGGACAAGATCGTGGTGCCCCCGCGGGCGAAGGACGTCGTCGACCTCGACGACCCGCCTGAGCGCACGCTGGCGAACGTCGCCGCCGCGCTCGGCAAGAAGGTCGGCGACCTGCGCGTGATGATCATGGACAAGCCGCGGCACCAGGACCTGATCGCCCGGGTGCTGCGGGCCGGCGCGGCGGTGCAGACCCCGGCGGGCGGCGATGTCGGCGGAAGCCTGGCGGTGCTCTTGCCGACGCTCGACGTCGACCTGCTCCTCGGCGTCGGCGGCACCCCGGAAGGCGTGCTGACCGCGGCCGCGGTCCGTGCGCTGGGCGGCGGGATGCTGGGCCGCCTCGCCCCGCAACGGGACGAGGAGGCGGACGCGATCCGCGCGGCGGGCATGTCGACCGACCGGGTCTACGAATGTTCCGAACTCGCTTCCGGCGACGCGTTCTTCGTGGCCACTGGGGTCACCGGGGGAACGCTCCTCGATCGCCCCCGCACTTGCGACGGCACGACCACCTGCGCATCGCTCCTGATCTCCAGGGGCGAGATCCGCTACCTCACGCACACGACCTTCGAGTGA